From Astyanax mexicanus isolate ESR-SI-001 chromosome 11, AstMex3_surface, whole genome shotgun sequence, the proteins below share one genomic window:
- the dnajc3a gene encoding dnaJ homolog subfamily C member 3a has product MVTVALPAHRLLSYMPFVLVLLDLQLEGVICGKSNSVEQHLEMGKKLLAAGQLADALSHFHTAVDGDPKNYMAYYRRATVYLAMGKSKSALPDLSKVIELKPDFTSARLQRGNLLLKQGKLDDAESDFKKVLKSSPSSREEQEAQNQLKKSDEIQKLVTQARNDFSRNDYGSAASHLDIIIETCAWDVDSREMRAECFIKLGEMGKAISDLKAASKLRNDNTQAFYKLSTIYYNLGDHEMSLNEVRECLKLDPDHPQCFSHYKRVKKLNKLILSAEELIQQQRYGEAVSKYESVMKSDPNVPQYALLAKERICHCLSKDQQGAQAIPVCSEVLKSDPENVNALKDRAEAYLQDEQYEEAIKDFESAKMHSENDQEIKEGLDRAQRLLKQSQKRDYYKILGVKRTAQKKEIIKAYRKLAQQWHPDNFQDPEDKKKAEKKFIDIAQAKEVLTDPEMRSKFDQGEDPLDPESQQGGGHHHHHFRGGWESFQGFNPFGSGPFNFKFGFN; this is encoded by the exons ATGGTGACTGTAGCCCTGCCGGCGCACCGGCTGCTCAGCTACATGCCGTTTGTGCTGGTCCTCCTGGATCTTCAGTTGGAAG GAGTGATATGTGGAAAGAGCAACAGTGTTGAGCAACATCTGGAGATGGGGAAGAAGCTGCTTGCTGCCGGACAGCTGGCTGATGCTCTTTCTCATTTCCATACAGCTGTTG ATGGAGACCCCAAAAACTACATGGCTTACTACAGGAGAGCCACGGTATACCTGGCCATGGGAAAGTCCAAATCTGCTTTGCCAGACCTCAGCAAAGTTATCGAGCTCAAACCGGATTTCACATCA GCCAGACTTCAGAGGGGGAATCTTCTGCTGAAGCAGGGGAAGCTTGATGATGCGGAGAGTGATTTCAAGAAAGTG ctgaaatccAGCCCGAGCAGCAGAGAGGAGCAGGAAGCTCAGAACCAGCTAAAGAAATCTGATGAAATTCAAAAATTAGTGACCCAAGCTCGGAACGATTTCAGTCGCAACGATTATGGTTCGGCAGCGTCGCACCTGGACATAATCATTGAG ACGTGTGCGTGGGACGTGGACTCCAGGGAGATGCGTGCGGAGTGTTTCATTAAGTTGGGCGAGATGGGCAAAGCCATCAGTGACCTCAAAGCAGCCTCCAAGCTGAGGAACGACAACACGCAAGCCTTCTACAAGCTCAGCACCATCTATTATAACCTGGGAGACCACGAGATGTCCCTCAA TGAGGTGAGAGAGTGCCTAAAACTGGACCCTGATCATCCCCAGTGTTTCAGCCACTACAAGCGAGTAAAGAAGCTCAACAAGCTGATTTTATCGGCTGAGGAACTGATCCAGCAGCAGAG GTACGGAGAAGCTGTGAGTAAATATGAGTCGGTTATGAAGTCGGACCCAAACGTCCCTCAATATGCCCTCCTTGCCAAAGAGCGTATCTGCCACTGTCTCTCGAAG GATCAGCAGGGTGCCCAGGCTATCCCAGTGTGCAGCGAGGTTCTCAAATCAGACCCAGAGAATGTGAATGCTCTGAAAGATAGAGCAGAAGCTTACCTCCAGGACGAGCAATATGAAGAAG CTATTAAAGACTTTGAGAGTGCCAAGATGCACAGCGAAAATGACCAGGAGATAAAGGAGGGTCTGGACAGAGCTCAGCGCCTCCTCAAACAGTCGCAGAAGAGAGACTACTACAAGATCCTGGGTGTGAAGAG GACAGCCCAGAAGAAGGAGATCATCAAAGCTTACAGAAAGCTGGCACAGCAGTGGCACCCAGACAACTTCCAGGATCCTGAAGATAAGAAAAAGGCTGAGAAGAAGTTCATAGACATCGCACAGGCCAAGGAAGTGCTCACTGATCCAG AAATGAGGAGTAAGTTTGACCAGGGTGAGGACCCACTAGACCCAGAGAGCCAGCAGGGCGGAggccaccaccaccatcacttcCGTGGGGGCTGGGAGAGCTTCCAAGGCTTCAATCCATTCGGTTCTGGACCCTTCAACTTTAAATTCGGCTTCAACTGA
- the fdx1 gene encoding adrenodoxin, with protein MAVSALSSRLLLLGLNAARVTCAHLGRPGCVFSNARGVSSGRALRTEERVTVHFIDRDGKRISVNTITGVSLLNIVVDQNLDFEGFGACEGTLACSTCHLIFEEKIYNKLLNETTVADEEMDMLDLAYGLTDTSRLGCQVCVTKDLDGMVVRVPEAVSDARKTSDKDSAS; from the exons ATGGCTGTGTCTGCACTTTCCTCCAGGCTTCTCCTGCTGGGTCTAAATGCTGCCCGGGTGACGTGTGCGCACCTTGGACGGCCTGGCTGTGTCTTCAGCAACGCTAGAGGAGTGAGCTCAGGCCGAGCACTCAG gacagAGGAAAGGGTAACAGTTCACTTCATAGATCGGGACGGAAAGAGAATCTCGGTCAACACTATAACAGGAGTTTCACTACTTAACATTGTTGTCGACCAGAATTTAGACTTTGAAGGATTTG GTGCATGTGAAGGAACGTTAGCCTGCTCTACATGTCACCTTATTTTTGAAGAGAAGATCTACAACAAGCTCCTAAATGAAACCACAGTAGCTGATGAAGAAATGGACATGCTGGACCTGGCCTATGGCCTGACGGACAC GTCTCGGCTGGGATGTCAGGTGTGTGTGACTAAAGATCTGGACGGGATGGTTGTCCGTGTACCTGAGGCTGTGTCTGACGCTAGGAAGACCAGCGACAAGGACTCAGCTTCCTGA